In Sphaeramia orbicularis chromosome 9, fSphaOr1.1, whole genome shotgun sequence, the sequence tgtatgtggaacttgaactaaaatgagttccacagccttgactgtggaatttttggactttgtaaattcatcccacaggctggattggaacctttggcaggacgcatttggcccccgggacgcatgtttgagacccctgggttaaaataaaaataacaataataataaaaaacagaaatcaaacttatggaaaagaaaaaacaaacataaataaaggAATGAATATTACTGATAGTTCATATAAAATCCAACTCGGGCTTTAAAAGGAGTCCTTCATTGTTTTTACCTTTAACATGTAATTCACTTCAGTCCACTAGATGGCGCTACTACCCAACAGAAGAACCTGTCAGTAGGTTAGAAACGTTCACTGGTCCTTCAGAGGAGACAGTGTTTAGGTTCAACTCACACAAGGCACAAGGTTCAGACGAAGCTCCCACTGAGGCTGAGTGTGTCTGCTCCTGAAAGACCTGAGGGACAAAGTGGACGTTTAGTAGATACACCAGGTGTGTGGATCACAGGCTTCCATCGTCCTTTCCACAGTGACGGTCACAAGACGCTCCGAGTccttcaaaaaacaaaaagaaaacttcaCATTTATTTCACTGACTCCCACGCAGGTCCCATCGGTTGGCTCTGAGGCGTTTGCAGTCGTCGCGCTGATGGGATCTGACTCGCGTCTTCATGTCTTCTTGGGGTTTTGCTGTTGCTTCTGCTTGCGGAGGTGGGCTTCGATCTGGTGTCTGAAGAACAGCATGCCCAGCTGGCCGTGCGAGGCCTCGTTCATGGCCTTGGACTGCATGCACATGCGGCACTGGCCTGGGGGGAGCTCGTGGGCGCAGTGCTTCTCGTGCCACAGGTGGAACAGGCCCCGAGACGGCGCTCGGACCACCAGCAGGTTACTGTGGAGGTACTTACGGTACAGGTGGACGTCTTCGCCTCCCCAGCCTTTAATGTCGATGTCAAAACCTCCTGAGGACACAATACAGACATGTGAAGGTgttattacacaggtgtcaaacatgtggcccgggggccaaatctggcccgccaaagggtccagtccggccctggggatgaatttgtgaaatgcaaaaattacactgaagatattaacaatcattttagttcaggttccacaatcgaaccaattcaatctcaaatgggtcagaccagtaaaatactacccaataacttataaatactcttaactccaaatgtttttctttataaatgtaaatattttcatgtatttacactaaaacaaagtataatttcacaaaaaaaacgtgaaatgttttaagagaagtgcaattttaacaatatttcacctgttaaatgttttatgtatttgtagacctactgtgatctgtaagttatatattaTGTAGATGTGTTAACTGaaacatgatattgttaaaattccacttattttttcagtttgttcatgttattcacatcttttgaaaggacagtttgtagatgtaaaccttttcatgaagtaattttacttttttaactctaaaacatagaggaaagtttggaattgacatgatttatatattattatattattattattttactggtttggcccacttcagatcagatttacctaaatttggcccctgaactgaaatgagtttgacaccctgtgtTATTAGGTCATCACTGCATGTTTTgtgtacagggttcctacaggtttatttttattacctccgccaaggaggttatgtttttgccagggtttgtttgtttgtctgtccgttagtgtgcaacataactcaaaaagttatggacagatttggatgaaattttcagggtttgttggaaatgggataaggaagaaatgattaaattttggtggtgattgggggtgggggggcccacggggggggggccactgatcagccttggcggaggtctgcgctctccgagtgcttctagtttattattaggatccccattagctgatgcaggacatcagctcctcttcctggggtcctccaaTTCCAACAGGGTCAtaacaacagacagacagtatccatttaaaagaataacaacaatgtgattcaccctaaTATTTCCTTCTTAAAaacactcaacagtcaaacaaaacaacattaacaactagaaaagcacttggagagcgcagacctcagccaaggtagatcagtgcgcccccccgcccccccatcaccaccaaaatttaatcatttgttccttgtgccagtatcaacatttcctgaaaattacatccaaatccgtccataacttttcaagttattttgaacacggacagacaaacaaacaaacacaggcaaaaacataacctccttggcggaggtaataataacaatactgcaagaaaaaatttaaaacataaaaaaaacaaaaaacaagcaaacaaacaaaatgaagtaaTAATATTAAATGAATAAACATAACTATaattttgtgtgcatgtgtttgtgtgcatgcgtttGCTAATATCATATGTTTATGTCTCCATGTCTTCTGAATTGTTTACAGGCGTTGGGTTATTTGATGTTGCTTCAGTTGTCTTTTAAATCtcgcttttgtttgttctttggtgatctcatattttgctaaacccacttttcttagtctgtggttaatttctttgtgtatttggaccctaatagttcatacagtttgaatttgaaccctccagctgctgcaaaactatctttatattcattctggcaaaaatccagtggatttctacaacctgtttcaatttctgcttaatttgttacgtctatcactagttccgtctccacatttgcacatatcaggtccagacttatgacgaacatttctccagttcgacataattgtttatcagcagcagcggttgtagtccagactgaaaatatgtccaaacttggagcccattacctaaaatgtttagttgtcggttaaacgggacagagcagcagagcaaacaacctggagggggcggggcctgaagtggctcagttacacttaaagggccagcactccaaaccacctttctggtgtcattattcagaaatagggttgaagatggacctgtggagttgaattaccgTAATTTCCGATCTATAAGCCAATACTTTtctccacacactgtgaacccgtggctctaaaatgatgcaggtaatttatgttttctgggctaacaatcgatccagctgacaaaaaaggaaatagagctgctgcacgtaagcttggcatcaatgaatcgatggtgagacgttggagatggggtgagtgcggcttatagtccggaaagtatggcaatgaagaattcagacccaagcatagcatttacagggttatggttaaaatgcataattccatttaaaaaaaaaaaaaaaagcaacatatcactcctttaagacctttttagactacttagaactgaatttaatgcccatttcgcAGTCTATTTCagggccatactggcaaaaattcgtgaCTCCTAGAAATTAGGAAAATTGATTTATTTACACCAATGCCtctttctcaccgggggctgcaaagttagccgtaattggttcctaatttcaatataaattgtcgggttagaatgggtggaactgagtcgactaatgttacttgtttctttgcagtttggacatttcacagacacatttaaacacaatacactgAACAAGTTTTtggcaacataactgaagacctaccatatcaaatttaagacgttttaaagacttttttaaggtattaaatgcagatttgtaaactgaagacttttaagactttttaagaaccCACAAGAATCCTGTTTAATGTGAAGGCGTTCATCTGCAAACAGATTTCTAATATTGTCAGTGCTGCACAGGCCAAAGCAGGggggtccaactcattttagttcagggaccacaaacAACTCATTatggtctcaagtgggccggatcagtaaaataataacctataaataattcagtcattcattttcggAACTGCTTTATCTTCGAGAGGTTCACAGAGTgttggagccaatcccagctaccTCTGTCACATTGGGTGTATGGCCACTTCATCGCAGGgcttcaaatggtaaggctatagtatgtgctccaaaaagggtcattttttgaccatctttaacacaattttgctaaaatgacattcattcctgaAAATAAATGAGATGAACTTTGTGGCCTTCGTTGCCCATCAtggtgttttgttcatgttaaatctgtttttgtctgccatatttacctccgccaaggaggttatgtttttgccagggtttgtctgtctgtctgtttgtctgtccgttagtgtgcaacataactcaaaaagttatggacagattttgatgaaattttcagggtttgttggaaatgggataaggaagaaatgataaaattttggtggtgatcgggggtgggggggcccactgatcagccttggcggaggtctgcgctctccgagtgcttctagttttgttaagtcctctgaagatgttattttctctccaccatttgcttgttaatttctttctctgaatatccactgcacatatattcatgaaacctggatgaagcgtaggGCTTCAGCCATGGATTAACCCAGTAGTTTATGGAACAGACATGTACAAtttggatacttttttttttttttttctctctctttgcaAGATTTTGActgaattaaatgactttctgcagaggtatgtccttctacttttttgtttttttcacattgtttacatctatatttattgtgtagttaattcctttggaatcaatgagcctggtgcttgtggatcaaatatttgccaccagataccactgatttaatgACTGCCTTAAGCCTtgggaagtttttgttgaaatagtcaactaattattatgttggagttcagtctcatgttaaacttgaaaatatggaaatgaacaatcgTATCATTAGAAGATTTAaatgtcaaaacatgaattcaaacccaatcaggTCATTTATAAAAAAGGTgcaataatatttctaatttggacTTCAATCTAATGCTATTAGATGTTTATTGTAATGgacataaaagcctgaattatttagttcaaggctgttgtaaatgtgtttttctataGCTTTcattgtagccaaacagaagcaccgcagGTCATGAACTTGGATAAAAGCCCAAACTAATATAAAATAATgggttacagtcatgtaaaaggtaggtttatttcAGTGTAATTAGGTTTGGTGTCGGTTTATTAGTTGATAgttgacctcaaaatgaaagacacaCTTTTCTATAAATCTGGCATTTCCTCCCCTTCTGCAGGACATGAATTTGCACTCATTGTAAACCTGAATTAGGTGAGTTTACTAGAAATTTGCATGGAAACTCCGTTGCCTTAACCCACTTTAGTTTTTACACATGCCTAAattaaacatttgaagttgttttgACATAGATGATCATTAATATTTAGGAAAAGTCATCAGTTCAGTTAACTAATTTTCTTTGTACCCCCAACTTGTTTGAAATAATTATCTTAgctaaacatacatatacattacattcattcattcattttctgaacccgctttatcctcactagggtcacgggggtcgcttggagcctatcccagctacataggggcgaaggcggggtacaccctggacaagtcgccagttcatcacagggctacaTTACATTTATCACTACTTAAATTAATTTAAGATAAATGAGATTTCTTCAAACATAATTAGATGattttgtattgtattgaagggaagacattcaacacatttaaatgttcagaaaaacatttatttttcaaaacagcAAATAACATTCTGCCGTCTTACAGTATTGCACAAACCCTGTCGATGAAAAGACAAGTGAAAACATACTTTAAAATGTTATGGCAACAATTTCATCAACTTTTCCATTTGACTAAGGAAAATGTACACAGTATTTCCCAAATATATGCTATATCCTGAAAACTGGACAAATACAGACAGACATTAAAACAAGCCGGTCAAACTTGCCTGGAGGTTAAGAACTACTGAACAGAGAATGCTGGAGAACAATCACAGGTgcctgtgtgtgatttttttcatcaGCACTATTCAGTGTGCTTACCTCTCATTGTTCAGACCTTGACATAACATACAAACATCCATAAAATATTGTGCCAACACATTTCTTTTTGTACTCTCCAAAAATCctcataaaaataaacattggGAGCTAAAGAGTTGTATATTTGCAAGAGGGACAGTGAAAACTGTATGGCAACACCTTCCATTGGTCTCCTTTAAGAACACTGAACTATATAATGGCCTACTTCACacatcaaacatgcggcccacggtccaaaagcggcccgccaaaagttcaaaTCCagtccataggatgaatttgcaagaaaaataatagcataataacctataaactagaagcacttggagagcgcagacctccgccaaggctgatcagtggcctccccccgtgggcccccccacccctgatcaccaccaaaatttaatcattccttccttatcccatttccaacaaaccctgaaaatttcatccaaatctgtccataactttttgagttatgttgcacactaacggacagacaaacaaacaaaccctggcaaaaacataacctccttggcggaggtaataatgactccaaatattctttttagtttaatgtgaataaaaataatgttacattatgcctataaattatgacaacttgtttttttttctgttttagctctaaagaaaattaagtgcaattttagcaatataatgcctgttaatgtttagtgcctttgtagatctgctccacaatgcaaatgtataaatgttaggtttaggcataatattgttaaaattgcacttatttttcataagaattttcagttttttcagattaatgtcttttttgtttggatagtttgtaaatattttcagaatttaatgttattttttgcactaaaacaaagagaaaagtttggagttggcattattcaaAGGAATTATGCTAATATTCTACTGGCCCGGCCCATCTGAGATCAAACtaggccgaatgtggcccctgaactaaactgagtttgacatccctgacctACATTCACACCTGGATTCTGGCCACATGGTAAGCAACAGGAAAATATGAAGTTGTGATTTTTCACAGTACACTTCACACTGCATTTCTTTACATTTCAAGCTGGTTTTTTAGTGTTTGTAACTGTGGTTTCAGCTCACTGTGACCCAGCATGAGAAGAACCTGTTGGATGATCAGGAATGTGTGCTTCATAGTCTCGGGGTAATTTAGATGCAGTGCATATGGAAGTCCAAACAGAACACTCAGCTTTTGGCAGGTCTTGAAGGCCGTCGATCCCAATCTCTCCCTCAACAATGATCTTCAGCTTGGCTGGGCTGCAGGGATACAAGGAAGATGTGGATGCAGCACCTTCAGGCTCAACCAGCAGGATCCCAGTGTCAATGTGGCGAAGCCAGGCATCTTAATCAGAGTCCTTAATAAGAAAAGTACCTACATACGAGCACAATAATAAATTTTTCATTAAGTAACCACCAATAATATATGTCATCGCATAGTTTCAcatcatgaaattaataacagtTACTGAAACAGATCTTAGAAATTGAATAACATCTGCTGGATGATGGGAAAGTGCTTCCAATACAACCCTTGGTGTGTATGGAATATGCATTAacagtagggatgggaagattatcccaTACGCATTGATATGCCGACACGCGTGTGCACGATCCGAGTGCACTGGTAGAGAagctgcaagtgaatgaaaagtttggaatgatatcgcgatgcattggttattgaatgtttgtatcgataaaatttgaTCTGTTCAAtggaatatattttttctctcatttaaaagtgttactatttatttgggtaaagtttttctttccttcagacccacgttaacgtgcgccgtggattcgcagatgtgtacactgtacattaacggtctgagctccgtggatggactgtggcacaagcgccgcagatgaatactgtaatgtccATATGTGAAActgacagacatagaaggaggtgagcacatgtggtttatgaacgTGTACTTCTTACTATATcaactgtactgaatactgccgtacatgccacagatacttccttaaacactGTCATACATTCCAacagcgcatcccagaataccttgtgcaggtgtctcttaaagtgacagaacctttttctgttacttgcgttacaaatacattacattacaaattgattcagtgagggagcaagaagttgagtgttagaaacatgcagagaaacgactttggaaacaaagtccaaactttttcacctgactgaatgtgaggcacgtgttctgaaactgaactaaaggagTTTCCAGTAGGTAGCCGCTCTGACTGGTCGAAGATGCAGATTCCAAGGAAATGACAGCTCTGCTGTCTGGTGTCGTCACTGATCAACAGATGCCTTCACCATGATGCTGAGCTGCAGTGCCCTGGTCGTCGCCCTTCTGCTGTCCCAGGCTGGCGGCTTCTTGAACCCCTTGGAGGACGACGGTGTCCCTGATGATTGGGTGCTGCTTCATGTGGTTCAGGACCACATCGGGGCTGGAAATTACAGCTACCTACGCCTCAACCACGATGGCAGAATCATCCTGCACATGCACACCATCAAAGGGGACGCCGACTTGTATGTGTCGGACAAAACCCTGCGGCCGAGTTTTGATACATACAAGCTGCAGTCAGTCACCTGTGGTCAAAACGTTGTGGTGGTGCCGGGGGACTTTTCAAGGCCCGTGGGCATCGGCATTTATGGCCACCCATCTCACCAAGAGAGTGAGTTTGAAATGCAGGTGTTCTATGATCAGATGGTGCCTCAGGACCCGTTTGATAAGGGCTCGTACCCCTCAGAAGATGgacagaaacataaaaaatcCCCGCAGGCTCCAGAGGAGGACTTTCAAGAAGAGGAATCAATCTTTTGGACAATTCTGATTGGACTTTTGAAGATTATAGTTGAAATTTTGTTTTGAAAATTGTTCCACTTTTGCTGCTTTATCAGAAGGAAAAGCTTCAGCCTGAACACATTATAAAATATGTTGCAGGGTTAGTGGTTGGGATTAACCAATTCTAGGATTTCAATAACtaagaattaagaaaaa encodes:
- the LOC115425154 gene encoding UPF0669 protein C6orf120 homolog — translated: MMLSCSALVVALLLSQAGGFLNPLEDDGVPDDWVLLHVVQDHIGAGNYSYLRLNHDGRIILHMHTIKGDADLYVSDKTLRPSFDTYKLQSVTCGQNVVVVPGDFSRPVGIGIYGHPSHQESEFEMQVFYDQMVPQDPFDKGSYPSEDGQKHKKSPQAPEEDFQEEESIFWTILIGLLKIIVEILF